In one Arenibacter antarcticus genomic region, the following are encoded:
- the coaE gene encoding dephospho-CoA kinase (Dephospho-CoA kinase (CoaE) performs the final step in coenzyme A biosynthesis.) encodes MKIVGLTGGIGSGKSTVAGMFRELGVPVYNSDEEAKELMGNSDHIKQQIVTLLGEDSYDGRVLNRTYISQRVFKDSELLKALNDIVHPAVRNHFKEWARNQNSDYVIQEAAIIFENGTHNLYDQIILVTAPLNIRINRVVQRDGVSTEQVMERVKNQWEDNRKVPLANFVIENSEIQKTAGQVASIHQKLLKTKC; translated from the coding sequence ATGAAAATCGTAGGTTTAACAGGGGGAATTGGCAGTGGTAAATCTACTGTAGCAGGAATGTTCCGTGAATTAGGGGTACCCGTTTATAATTCGGACGAAGAGGCAAAGGAGTTAATGGGTAATTCCGATCATATAAAACAGCAGATCGTTACTTTATTAGGAGAGGATAGTTATGATGGACGAGTATTGAACCGGACGTATATATCCCAAAGAGTCTTTAAGGATTCTGAATTACTGAAAGCTCTAAATGATATAGTGCATCCCGCTGTGCGCAACCATTTTAAGGAGTGGGCGCGTAATCAAAATTCGGATTATGTAATTCAAGAGGCGGCAATTATATTTGAAAATGGGACCCATAATCTCTATGATCAAATAATATTGGTAACGGCACCCTTAAATATTAGGATCAATAGGGTAGTGCAACGAGATGGGGTTAGTACCGAGCAGGTTATGGAAAGGGTGAAAAATCAATGGGAAGATAATAGGAAGGTACCCCTCGCGAATTTTGTTATTGAAAATTCTGAAATACAGAAAACGGCTGGCCAAGTAGCGTCTATACATCAAAAACTACTTAAAACCAAGTGTTAA